The DNA segment GTTGCGCACGGTCAGCCCGCGCAATGTCATCGGCTCGAACAGTGCCGGGAAGTCGCTATGCTTGCTCTTCTTCATCTTCTTGCCCTTGGCGCTCCTGCCGTCAGTACGCTTCGACTTGGCGTTTTTACCCTTACCGGAATTATTACCGGCTTCCCTGCCTGCGTTCACCGGTTCTCCTTCGATGCGCTTCAACGATTCCTTCTGGCGATCGGAGCCTCCAAAACCGCGGAAATCGAAATCCAACTCCTCTGCCATGCGCCCTCCTTGCCATGTGCGACGGTCCGCACCCATTCTAACGTATGGCCCACATACGGGTTTCGCCCGCCATGCGCTGCATGACGGGCGAAACCCTATAGCCGGGAAGGAACCACCGAACCTTACGAGCGCTAGTTCGTGGTGTTGGCGTTGGTATTGGTATTGGTGTTCCCGGTGGCGCCGTTATTGGTCGTCGTACCGTTATTGGTCGTCGTGCCGTTGGTCGTACTTCTGTTGGTGTACGTGGTGGTGCCGGACGACACGCTGGTGCCGGTCTTCGAACCGGTACCTGTCATGTACTTCGGGTCGGCATCGCCGTAGTTGTTGTCGATCGGGATGTTCGCGGAATCGAGGTAGGTCTGCATGAACTTCTTCCATGCCGGTTCCGCGATGTACATGCCGTACCATGTCGGGCGGGTCACGCCGTTGATCGTCTTGTAGTTGAACGACTGCGGGCTTTCCGCGTTGCCGACGCCCACGAATGTCGCGACCTGCGGCACGAAGCCGGCCGTCAGCATGTAGGTGTCCTCGTTGGTACCCGTTTTGGCGAAGGTCTTGCGGTTATTCGCCAATTGGGCGTCCACCACGTTGCCGCCGGCCGTGGTCACGCCCTGATTGATCGCGTATGCAGCGGTCTGGGCGATCTTCGGATCGATGGCCTGATGGCAGTTCGCGGAGGGGACCTTGTAGGACTTGCCGCGCTGGCTGGTCATTTCGGTGATGGCGATCGGAGTGCATTCCACGCCGTTCGCCGCGATGGTGGCGTACACGTTCGCCATGGTCAGCGGAGATGCCTGCACCGAGCCGATGGTCATAGGAGCCTGGAACGAGTTCGAATCATACACGTCCTCCTTGCCCTGGATGGAATTGTGGTAGCCCATGGACTTCGCCGCATCCGCAATGGAGCATAGGCCGATCTGCTGGGCCATCGCGCCTTGGGTGGTGTTATGCGACATGACCAAGCCCTGCAGCGGGCTTTCATTCGCCACCGTGCCGCCACCAGAGTTCTGCACGGACCATGTTCCGGCGAATCCATAGCCGTTGCAGCTGAAGCTGGCGATGTTGTAGGACGTGGAAGTCCTCAATACCTGGTTGATCGGCTTGCCGTTCTGCATCCAAGCGACCAGGTTGATCGGCTTCCATGTCGAACCGACCTGGAAGCCCCAGCCGCCGCCGTCCGCTTCGTCAACGGCATAATTCACCGCGGTACGGGTGGAATCCGTCTGCGCACGGTCGGTAGCGTCATAGATGCGGTTCAAGCCGAATCCAAGCACTTCGCCGGTACCTGGTTTGATGGCCGCAATCGCCACTTCGAAGCCGGAGGGATCGTCCGGCGGAATGGTTTCACGCGCCGCGTTCATGGCTGCCGTATTCGCCTTCACATCCATGGTGGTGACGATGCGCAGACCGCCTTCCTTCAGCAGCTTGTTGCGTTCGGCTTCGGTGGCACCGAACTCCTTGTTCTTCAGAATCTGGCGGGTCACGTAATCGCAGAAGAACGCCGCATCACCGGCCACCTGGCAGCCGGAATCGACATTCTGAATATCCAGCATGTCTTTGAGGGGAACGCTCTGAGCCTCATCATGCTGCTTTTGGCTGATGTACCCTTCCTGCAGCATCAGGTCGAGCACGATATCGCGCTGATTCTGCGCCTCTTTCAGATTGCCGTCTTCGGAGGGATCGTACTTCGCCGGGTTCTTTGTGATGGCGGCGATGGTCGCGGCCTGGCCGATGGTCAGTTTCGCCGCGGTGGTGTTGAAATACCGTTTCGCGGCGCTTTCCACACCATACAGATTGTGGTTTCCGAACTGGGCGATGTTCAGATAGCCCTGCAGAATCTCATACTTGGTGTATTTCTTTTCCATCTGCACGGCGATGAGCATCTCACGCACCTTACGCGCGATGGTCTGCTCGGAGGCATGGTATTGGGCGATGGAATCGCCACTTTCTCGCGCCTGCATGGACAGCACGTTCTTCACGTACTGCTGGGTGAGCGAGGAACCGCCCTGCATGCTGCCCTTCTTGATGAAGGTCTGCACGAAGGCACGCATCACGCCTTGGATGTCAACGCCATGGTGCTGGAAGAATCGACGATCCTCTCGGGCCACCACGGCCTGACGCATGGGTTTGGAGATTTTCTTCAGTGGTACGACGGTACGGTTGTCTGCATAGAATTCGGCTATTTTCGTCGTGCCGTCGGAAGCATACATCACGGACTTCTGCGGCAGGGACGTCACATCAAAATCAACGCCTTCGACTTTCAGGGAAGGCACCACGGCTTTGGTCGTCTCGTTCGCCAGAAAAACACCAGGGGCGAACAGCGCGGCCACGACTACACCGCCGCCCAGGCACAGCATTACATAGGTCAGCAGCAATGAGAGCACGCGACGGAGTGTCAGGGAGTTCTTTTTCGGCATGGTGCCCATACTATAGGGGCGACTGTACCGCTTCACCGCGCATAAGCGTGAACTCGCGGCGTCGTGGTGGAACATGCACGCAACTTACATATTTGCCGCGCAATGCGCATATTCCAACGCTCAGCACCTATTCAGGCATCTCACAACCGGCTGTTCGCAAACCTCTCTTCGCGCGGCTGCGAAGCGTTATCTGCGCGAACGCCTGATCAGCATACCGGGCTGGTAGATCACAATGGACCGTCCATCGCGTGCGATCCAACCTCGATTCGCAAAATCCATCAGCGCCTTGTTCACCGTTTCACGACTCGATCCGACCAGCTGCGCCAGCTCCTCCTGGGTCAGGTCGTGAGGCACCTTCACCCCCGCTTCGATCGGTTCGCCGAACCGTGAGGCAAGATTGATCAGCGTCTTGGCCAGACGGGCCGGAACATCCATGAACACCAGATCGGAGATGCGCTCATTGTTATCCCGCATTCTGCCGGCCATTACCTGCAGCATATCCACCGCGACCTTGGGATGCTCGTCAAGCCAATGGAACAGCACCTCGCGTTCCAGCCACACCACCTGGGTTCCGTCGTGCATGGCGAGCGCCGATGCGGTGCGAGGCCCGCCTTTGGGGTCGAACACCGGAATCTCGCCGAGCATCTCGCCCGGCGCATGGATGGACAGCAGCTGCACACGGTGATCCGCCGACTCCCTGATAAGTTTGACCCGGCCGGATTCCAGAAGATACATGCGATGATCTGTCGATCCTTGGCGGAAGATCACATCGCCCCTGTTGTACACCCCCTGGTTGAGATATTCGATCAGTTCACCGGCCTGTTCCGGAGACACCTGCTTGAACAACGCGGTGTGGAACAGAATATTCTCCTGCTCTGGCATTGCGTTCGGCTTATCCGACACTGTGCACCCTTTCCGTAAAACCGCCTATGGTCAGACGGCGTCACAACCGCTCGTCATATTCTAGCGCGTGCTTCGGCGGCTTTCTCGAATACCCGCTTTTCCGTCGCCGGTATCCGTCATTATGCGATCGCGCATGGCTTACCGTATGAATGCGCGAATCGATTCCATCAGATATTCGACAAGCGCGTCACGGCTCATTCCCGTCTGCCGTTTCAACGGGTCGACGCGTTTGACCGCGGATCGCACGGCCTTGTCCCGCATCTTTTCGCGCGAAGTGTTCAGCACACGCCCCATCGCCTCGGCATCGATGTCATAGGCGAGTGTCACGTGGTGGAGCACCGCGCCGGCCGCTGCCCCATTGCCGCCGTGCGGCGCGGGGAATCTGCGCTGCGCCGCACCGCCGATCTTGCCATATTGCGAGGAGATGTCGTTCAACCCGGAAAAACCGGCGTCAAGCCCAAGCCCACGCAGCGCATGGATGAGCCAGTAGTCGCACAGCTGGTACGACCGGGCGATGCTGACACCGCTTACGAATTCCAACGGCGCATACAGCGAATAGGTGATGGTGTTGCCAGGCTCGATGAACATCGCGCCGCCGCCCGTGCAACGCCGGACCACCTGCATCCCCTGTGCCCGCGCCACGCTTTCATGCACTTCGTCGCGTATGGATTGGAATCGCCCCACCACCACGCATGGCGCGGCCCACTGCCAGAAGCGGATGACGGGCCTGCGCTCCCCCGCCGCAACCTCACGGGCCCAACGCATATCGGCGTCCATCTGCTCGGCTGGCGTGCGTGGCCTGTCAAGTACTACATCCGGGCATAGATCGCGCCAGCGCTGCAGCCACTGCTCCTGCTGGTCCGATGACGTGGTTCGGCTGATCTGCGCGGAGGACTGCAGCGATACGGAAGACTGCGATTGCGCAGCGGTCGGTTTGATTGTGCTGTCCGGATCGACGGAATCGAACGCCCGCATGAATGCCGTGGCGATGGCGCCGACGCCAGTCCCCACCAGTCGAATAGTCGGATGGTCGTCGAGTACCGCGGCCAACGAATGTTCCACACGCCGTTCCACAGTGAGGTTCCGACCGTTATCGGCATCGGTGCCGCCATTCATGAGGCAAGCGCACCGTTCCAGCTGTCGTTCCATGGCACTGACAACAGTCAGGGTTTCGGCGTCATCGCCATCGATGAAGAAATCGCCGTCCACATGGCAGTGCCATCGGCCGGTCCCGTCATGCGTCACGCGAACCCCGACGAGCTTGCCGCCGGGGGTTTTATACTCTCCTCGCATATGTTCAGCCTAGCAAGGTGGCGCCGGAGTTAATCCGAAAGCTCAAATCCCTTGGCGTCCCTATGCCAGTTCGACCCGTATGTGGAGCATAGGATGAGAATGCTTTCGATCAGGCCCCAGACCCACGCGACGACGGGGCCGAGACCGAACAGCACCCAGCCGACCAGTGTCAG comes from the Bifidobacterium angulatum DSM 20098 = JCM 7096 genome and includes:
- a CDS encoding lipoate--protein ligase family protein; the protein is MRGEYKTPGGKLVGVRVTHDGTGRWHCHVDGDFFIDGDDAETLTVVSAMERQLERCACLMNGGTDADNGRNLTVERRVEHSLAAVLDDHPTIRLVGTGVGAIATAFMRAFDSVDPDSTIKPTAAQSQSSVSLQSSAQISRTTSSDQQEQWLQRWRDLCPDVVLDRPRTPAEQMDADMRWAREVAAGERRPVIRFWQWAAPCVVVGRFQSIRDEVHESVARAQGMQVVRRCTGGGAMFIEPGNTITYSLYAPLEFVSGVSIARSYQLCDYWLIHALRGLGLDAGFSGLNDISSQYGKIGGAAQRRFPAPHGGNGAAAGAVLHHVTLAYDIDAEAMGRVLNTSREKMRDKAVRSAVKRVDPLKRQTGMSRDALVEYLMESIRAFIR
- a CDS encoding Crp/Fnr family transcriptional regulator, which produces MPEQENILFHTALFKQVSPEQAGELIEYLNQGVYNRGDVIFRQGSTDHRMYLLESGRVKLIRESADHRVQLLSIHAPGEMLGEIPVFDPKGGPRTASALAMHDGTQVVWLEREVLFHWLDEHPKVAVDMLQVMAGRMRDNNERISDLVFMDVPARLAKTLINLASRFGEPIEAGVKVPHDLTQEELAQLVGSSRETVNKALMDFANRGWIARDGRSIVIYQPGMLIRRSRR
- a CDS encoding transglycosylase domain-containing protein, translating into MPKKNSLTLRRVLSLLLTYVMLCLGGGVVVAALFAPGVFLANETTKAVVPSLKVEGVDFDVTSLPQKSVMYASDGTTKIAEFYADNRTVVPLKKISKPMRQAVVAREDRRFFQHHGVDIQGVMRAFVQTFIKKGSMQGGSSLTQQYVKNVLSMQARESGDSIAQYHASEQTIARKVREMLIAVQMEKKYTKYEILQGYLNIAQFGNHNLYGVESAAKRYFNTTAAKLTIGQAATIAAITKNPAKYDPSEDGNLKEAQNQRDIVLDLMLQEGYISQKQHDEAQSVPLKDMLDIQNVDSGCQVAGDAAFFCDYVTRQILKNKEFGATEAERNKLLKEGGLRIVTTMDVKANTAAMNAARETIPPDDPSGFEVAIAAIKPGTGEVLGFGLNRIYDATDRAQTDSTRTAVNYAVDEADGGGWGFQVGSTWKPINLVAWMQNGKPINQVLRTSTSYNIASFSCNGYGFAGTWSVQNSGGGTVANESPLQGLVMSHNTTQGAMAQQIGLCSIADAAKSMGYHNSIQGKEDVYDSNSFQAPMTIGSVQASPLTMANVYATIAANGVECTPIAITEMTSQRGKSYKVPSANCHQAIDPKIAQTAAYAINQGVTTAGGNVVDAQLANNRKTFAKTGTNEDTYMLTAGFVPQVATFVGVGNAESPQSFNYKTINGVTRPTWYGMYIAEPAWKKFMQTYLDSANIPIDNNYGDADPKYMTGTGSKTGTSVSSGTTTYTNRSTTNGTTTNNGTTTNNGATGNTNTNTNANTTN